In Sciurus carolinensis chromosome 16, mSciCar1.2, whole genome shotgun sequence, the genomic window ctcaaacttgtgatcctcctgcctcagcctccccagaggctgggattacaagcaggtgtcactgcacccagctacacTCCAAAGGGGTTCTCACTGAGAAGGAGCACTTTTGAATATTTCCTGTAGCAGTCCCAGGAACAGGAAACCTGGGTCTACCTCTGGCCTAGAATTAGGTGCAGTGccccggggggggggggtgatgAACAGGGCAAGGCCCCCACTGAGAATTTCCCCTCCCGTTTGAGGGGGTATATGCTACAGATGATCAACAGCTAAGCAAATGAGTCATCCCACTGACGCGGAGCCCAGGGTTAGGAAGGGCAGGTGTGTAGTCCAGGGGACAGCAGAAAGGAGAGGGTGAGACCAGGAGGCAGCGGTCCCCTGGGACCcctgggagggggaggaggatgTGGGTGGCGGTGGCCAGGGTTGGTGGGACAGCTGCCTGGTACAGAGGGAGGCAGCATGGTGTGCAGATACCAGATGCTGGGTCCCTGGGGGCCCTACCTGTTTCCGACGGGATGCCTGGGGTAGCAGGAAGTGAAAGTGTCCTCTAGAGAGGAAGCTGGGCAGGCAGGGGGAAGAGGCGGGGCTGGGGGTATCCGAAATAAACCTTCCCCCTCTTTCCGGGGGCTCAGGTCTTAGGGGAACGGGCTTTGAAGGAAGGGACTCTGGCAGGTTTGGAGCCCAGCGCTAAAAGCCGTGAGGTTCCGTCCACCCTTAGAGTCCCCTCCCGGCATCCCTCGCTGTTTCTCTTAAGAGCCTGGAGACGTTCTTGTGTCCTTAGTGGCTCAGGGTCTCACCCCACCGCCAGCTGCTCTGGGGACCCACAGAAAGGAACACAGACACGAGAGAGCGGAAGGttagttggttttgtttttgtttttaatttgtctcCAAATAAGCAACATCTTGTGTTCACCCCCACGAGGGAAGTGGGTCCCAGGGAAGGGGGCCCAGCACCTACTTCAGAGTTGGAGGTGGAGGCCCAGGAGCCCCAGCAGGCTGGGAACCCACCCCCACACAGGTCCCTGAAGCGGTAGAGAGAATGAGGGCCCTCAGCCGCCTCTGGTGACAGAAGTTTGGGGCACCCCTGGACTCCTGGGAGGAGTTAAAGATTAGGGGAGGCTGCTCCTTACCCCAGAGTGGTTAGAGATCGTGGGCTGTTAGAGCAGGCTGCGCAGGCCTTGCCTGAAGGAGAGGTTAGAGATTGCGGGGATAAGGTGGGGGTGCTGGGACCCATTTTAGGAGGGAGTGTTAGGAGACTGAGGGGGTGTACTGATCTCCCCAGAAAAGAGCTGTGAGTTAGAGGGGCCAGTGCTGGTTGGGGCTCTGCTGTCCCAGAGGATCTGGCCGTCCTGCCCGGGAGGTGGGGCTGTCACTGGGACTTCTCCCGCTCTGCGGTCCTGGCCTCCTCcttggcaggaggaggggactTCCTGGGGGAAGCTACGGTGTTGGGGTTGGGGCTCCCCGACCCAGACTGGGCGTCTATGCTGGCATGCTCCTTCCGAACAAGGTCCTCCAGCTCCTTCTGCAGGGAAGAGTTCACAGAAGTCAGAGGTCACCGAATAGCAGAGGGTCAGAGCACCCATGGGTTGGGGTGGGGTCCAAGGACTGGGATCAGGGCAGGCTGGGGTCCCTCAGCCCCTCACCTTCCATCCGAGGAGGTCAGCAAGGGCCAGGCAGCCCTGGTCACAGTCACCCAGCCAGGCCACGTCCCTGCAGCGCGGCAGGAGAGTCAGTTCTGGcccaggcctctgccctccctcccaccttgGCAGTGGCTGGTGGGCTCGCAGCCCGGCTGGCCTCACCTGTAGGCCTTCTTGGAGTCGAAGTCCATGCCTCCGCCCAGGCCTGTGATCATTCCCAGGAACGGGTCCGTCTGCAGGGGAGGGGGAACTGAGGGCACCGGCGGAGCCGCTGGCCGGGCTGTGAATCCAGCTCCCTGATTTTGGCCAAGGGACTGGGCCTCTCTGGGCCTTAGCTGCATGACGGGGACAGCCCTGGTGCCCCGTGGGGCTGCAGCGCCACCCCCCGCCACCACACCACAGGCgctgcatctgcagattcaactgCCTGGGCCGGAAAGGGATCTTTAAAACGGGGCGCCTCCACCAGGGTTTCCTTGTCAGGCTTCCCTACAGGGTACGCGATGGCAGCGCCACCTGGGGAGGCTGGCGCAGGACCCAGGGCACAGCTTTGGTGCCGAGCCTTTGCCACTCTGCACGGGGACTCGAGTTTCCCTGGATTCTGGTACCAGAGGTGCTAGGGACACCTGTCCCCAGAGTGCCACGTGCCCAGCAGCTGCGTCTCCCTCCGTCAGGCCCCAGCAGGGATCCTCCAAGGAAGCAGCTGCACGGAGCGAGGCCACCCCAGGAAGCAGCCGAGAGGAGGGCTTCCCTCCTGCACTGGCACTGTGGCCACTgccagaggccctgggctggCCCTTGGGTCCCAGGACTCACCTGGCCCGTCTTCTCCTTGTTGATGAGCAGGCGCGGGGTAGAGAGGGGGGCCCTGCGGTGGAGAACTGGGTGGTCAGGGCTGCCCGGCCCCTTCCCGCCGTTCCCCACCCGCCTGGCCCAACCTACTTGCTGATGAGGGACGCGAAGGGCTGCACCTGCAGGGAGGTGCCCATGACGATGAGGAGGTCCACCTTCAGGAAGTCCTGTGGCGGAGCAGCCGGTGAGGACCCGGGCCTGGCTCAGGCTGGGAGCACCCCCCCGCGGCCCACCCCAGCGTCGCTGGGGAAGTGACTCCCCAGCACGGGCGGGGGCGAGGCACTTACGGACTGCATGCACGAGAAGAAGCGCGCCGGGAGGTTCTCGCCAAAAAAAATGATGTCTGAGGGGGAGACAGATGGACAGACACAGACAGGGGACAGTGACACGGGAGACAGAGACAGGCAGGGGTGGAGGCAGAcctgaggctggggcaggagttGGGGAGTGGGGACCAGCAGGGGACAGAACCCCCCTTCCCAGGACGGCCGGGGGCACTGGCTAGGGAGCAGAGTTGGCGGGGGTGGGGCAGCGGGGGCTCCAGGCTCCCTGGCCGCAGGCTCACCAGGCTTCACCACGCTCTGACATTTCTCACACCGGGGAGTCGCCTCCGAGAAGAGCTTCTCTGGCAGGAGAGACGGAGGAGAAGGACATGAGACCCTGGCAGGGCCCCCCGCTTCCTCCACTGTCACCATACACACCCCAGCCGCTGGGGCCCCCCTGGGATGGCCGCCCCGCTCAGAAAAGACCCCCCTCCTCAGAGAACTGTCCTCTCCTCCCCAGGCCTAGGGGCAGCTCCCAGCAACCCCGTCCACGGCTACTGAAGGAAAAATGGACACAGGAGCAGAACCCGTGCCTGACAGGTGCACGGGGCCCTCCCAGCCCCCGCCCGGGAACAGGGGTGGCCTTCCAGAGAGCCTCAGAGGGCAGCCCTACTTCGCCTGGGGTCACAGGGACCTGGTGACTCCCAAGCCTGAGTCAacagcagagagagggaaggacatGCAAATGATCCAGGACGGGACAGAACCTCAGGGTCAGCTGCTTTCCATCCTTGGGCTCTGTGACAGACCCCAGCCCGTCCTTGTGACAATCACCCTTTTTGCTGACTATGTATTAGGGAACTGGAAGGCATCCCTGTCACTTGCGATCCATGCAACTGGAATGCATTTGTCCAACTATTcacttgttcattcaacaaaaacaTTCAGAGACAGTCTTGACGGGCGTCACTGGGGACATTTCTGCACCGACCACATGCTCTGCTGTGGGTGATGCGAGAGCTCCTGCCGTGAGACATAATGGGGCGCTGTGCATTGTGTGTCGCCAGCTGCAGGCCCGGGCGGTCGACTGGCATTTGGTCAGAAAGGTCACCCCCAGGGGCGCTAGTACCAGCGCACAGCTGTCCTGACCTCCTGTGGACACCAGAGGCTCTGTTAAGTCAGCATAAAGAGTATCAGAAATGGCTCTCCACGGGCGAGATGGTGGCTTCTCTCGGCACAGTGATGTCAGACGCAGGCTTGCCCTGGCCTTCAAGCCGTGTGCACTGCTGGCTGTTACCCTGGACGCTGTCCTTACGTGAACGGGGACGACAGCTCCAGCAAGCCCTGCGGCCTGTATTCCTTGCatcagccccagcccctgccctgacCAGGCCTGCAGCCAGCCTTGTGCGCCATGGGTTCTGCTCACACTGTCCGATATGGCAGTCGAAGAAAGCCACATGGGACCTGTGCAATTTAAATCgataagaattttaacaaaattaaaaattcaaagctgagtgtggtggcacatgcctgaaatctcagcacctgggaggctggggcaggaggatggtaagtttgaggccggcctggACCGCTTCATGagaaccctatctcaaaataaaaatgaaagggctggggaggcggctcagtggcaaagcaccccgggttcaaacCCTACTACTCGCCCCTGCAAAAATTCAATTCCTCTGTTAACCTAGtcatatttcaagtgctcagcAGCCATGTGGCAAGTGGCCGTCCTCTTAGTGCAGTTGTGGCAGTTTCTCTCCTCTCAGGACGTCCTGCGGGACAGTGCTGTGCTCAGGATGCAGCTGGATCTGCCTCCGTGGGCCTTTCGTGTAAGACGGGGTCAGGCATTTAAAAGGACACAGAGTTAGGGTTTGGGGACTGCACAGGAGAGGCCACATGACCGTTTAAGGACTGTCTCCGTGTGACTGATCCTGCTCTGGAGCCGAGCATGACGGCCTGGTCGTGCAACTGCCACCACCTCACCCCCGGGGGCTGGGagcccaggagctgagcaggacGCGCAGCTGCCCGCTACATGGAGACCCGTTCCTGGTGCCGGGAGTCCAGGCGGGTCGCTGGGCTGGAGGCTGGCCTCCCGGCTCACCTTTCATCCAGCTCAGCGAGTACTCGCGCCTGCACAGGGGACTGACGCAGTGGGACGTGTAGAAGGTGCCGTGGGCTTCCACCAGGTCCTCGGGCTCCAGCCCTGCCACTCGCTCCAGGGTGTCTATGTTCTGGGAAGAGAGATGGAGGGGATCAGGTCAGGAGGAcggctgggctggggctgaggggcagagcgCAGCCCGGCCGGGAGAGGCCTGGGTtccgtcctcagcaccacacacaagtaaatgaataaaataaaggcactgtgtccatctgcagctaaaaatatattaaaaaggaaaaaaagaggagggagCTGAGGCCAGGAGGAGCAAGTGGGCCCCGAGGGAGGAGCGGGAGAAGCCAGCGGCAGGTGTCTGGAATGGGGCCACCAAAGGTCAACAGTCAGGGTTGCAAGCCAGGCGTCGgccactccggaggctgaggcaggaggatcacaagtttgaggccagcctgggcaacctaatgagaccacatctcaaaaacaaaaaacaaacaaacaaaaaaacattcaaaacagCCAGGGTTGCTTAAAGACTGGGGCCCAAACTCAAATGTCTACAAGGCCAGGCCCACGGCTACCACCAGCTCATATGGCATTTTTCTGCAGGCcactttgcttctgtttttcagaAAAGTAATTTTGTTAAGAGAGCCAGGCACTTACTACCACTTGCCAGAAGTTTGTTGAAATAAATGTGTGAATCTCTAATGTCTGTTGTGAATGGAGCCGGCTCAGATGTGGCATCCTTGTGCAGTACCCAACCTGCACAGCCATCCAGGGCAGTCCTGGACATACGCTGACATAAACAAATGATTCAGGAGGGCTGATTTGGTTTTAAACACAATGATTTCCTACTTAGCAGGCGTTACTGTCTGTTTCACAGATGACACATTAACCTATAttctttttaagacattttttgtGTGAAACTGGCCAGAATATTCTCTCAATTTTCTGGAAGTGCCCAGTCCCAATGGAGTAGCTCTTGTTCCTGATGACAACTGCTGCTGAGGCAGGTGGTGATGAAGGCCCTTGGCAGATGTGACACAGAGGTGGCCTGTCATGCG contains:
- the Sirt2 gene encoding NAD-dependent protein deacetylase sirtuin-2 isoform X1; this translates as MPPGSCSSLPYPCPSYFRCRHGTEQSVTAPRAPAPRPWPSRTDSDSDPEGGAAGGEAEMDFLRNFFSQTLGLGTQKERLLDELTLEGVARYMQSERCRRVICLVGAGISTAAGIPDFRSPSTGLYANLEKYHLPYPEAIFEIGYFKKHPEPFFALAKELYPGQFKPTVCHYFIRLLKEKGLLLRCYTQNIDTLERVAGLEPEDLVEAHGTFYTSHCVSPLCRREYSLSWMKEKLFSEATPRCEKCQSVVKPDIIFFGENLPARFFSCMQSDFLKVDLLIVMGTSLQVQPFASLISKAPLSTPRLLINKEKTGQTDPFLGMITGLGGGMDFDSKKAYRDVAWLGDCDQGCLALADLLGWKKELEDLVRKEHASIDAQSGSGSPNPNTVASPRKSPPPAKEEARTAEREKSQ
- the Sirt2 gene encoding NAD-dependent protein deacetylase sirtuin-2 isoform X2, which gives rise to MAEPDPSDPLENQAGKVQEAQDSDSDPEGGAAGGEAEMDFLRNFFSQTLGLGTQKERLLDELTLEGVARYMQSERCRRVICLVGAGISTAAGIPDFRSPSTGLYANLEKYHLPYPEAIFEIGYFKKHPEPFFALAKELYPGQFKPTVCHYFIRLLKEKGLLLRCYTQNIDTLERVAGLEPEDLVEAHGTFYTSHCVSPLCRREYSLSWMKEKLFSEATPRCEKCQSVVKPDIIFFGENLPARFFSCMQSDFLKVDLLIVMGTSLQVQPFASLISKAPLSTPRLLINKEKTGQTDPFLGMITGLGGGMDFDSKKAYRDVAWLGDCDQGCLALADLLGWKKELEDLVRKEHASIDAQSGSGSPNPNTVASPRKSPPPAKEEARTAEREKSQ
- the Sirt2 gene encoding NAD-dependent protein deacetylase sirtuin-2 isoform X3, with product MDFLRNFFSQTLGLGTQKERLLDELTLEGVARYMQSERCRRVICLVGAGISTAAGIPDFRSPSTGLYANLEKYHLPYPEAIFEIGYFKKHPEPFFALAKELYPGQFKPTVCHYFIRLLKEKGLLLRCYTQNIDTLERVAGLEPEDLVEAHGTFYTSHCVSPLCRREYSLSWMKEKLFSEATPRCEKCQSVVKPDIIFFGENLPARFFSCMQSDFLKVDLLIVMGTSLQVQPFASLISKAPLSTPRLLINKEKTGQTDPFLGMITGLGGGMDFDSKKAYRDVAWLGDCDQGCLALADLLGWKKELEDLVRKEHASIDAQSGSGSPNPNTVASPRKSPPPAKEEARTAEREKSQ